One window of Cucurbita pepo subsp. pepo cultivar mu-cu-16 chromosome LG19, ASM280686v2, whole genome shotgun sequence genomic DNA carries:
- the LOC111781729 gene encoding protein trichome birefringence-like 14 gives MKFRNNFPVRGKYLSFVVVALAFTVLVLWAWQENPFLSTSQSVQAWYRTSYAGFIVGPTNSSELPNTAKENTEKTYSNSSTKEETVKDSAHSEVTPTDFASTIILNRSQSNENTCSYGNGGWVPDDSRPLYSGFGCKRWLSAMWACRLTQRTDFSYERYRWVPKDCALPAFQRSAFLQRMQDKTIAFIGDSLGRQQFQSLMCMVTGGEESPDVEDVGKEYGLVKAKGAIRPDGWAYRFPSTNTTILYYWSSSLSDLLPLNISDPTTDVAMHLDRPPAFLRKFLHRFDVLVLNTGHHWNRGKIRQNRWIMYKDGIRSELGNLKEIGIAKNFTVHSIIKWLDSQLPSHPRLKAFFRTISPRHFRNGEWNTGGNCDNTTPLTRGSNVEQNESSDAMVESAVRGTKVKMLDITALSQLRDEAHKSHFSIKGTSGGSDCLHWCLPGIPDTWNEILIAQI, from the exons ATGAAATTCAGAAATAATTTCCCTGTAAGAGGGAAATATCTTTCTTTTGTCGTGGTTGCTCTTGCATTCACTGTCTTGGTGTTGTGGGCGTGGCAGGaaaatccttttctttccaCGTCTCAATCTGTTCAAGCATGGTATAGAACTTCTTATGCAG gATTCATTGTAGGTCCGACGAACAGTTCTGAATTACCTAACACAGCAAAGGAGAATACTgaaaaaacatattcaaattcaagtacAAAAGAAGAGACAGTAAAAGATAGTGCACACTCAGAAGTTACACCCACAGACTTTGCATCCACAATAATTCTTAACAGGAGCCAGAGTAATGAGAACA CCTGTAGCTATGGAAATGGTGGATGGGTCCCTGATGATAGTCGACCGCTATACTCTGGTTTTGGGTGTAAGCGATGGTTATCTGCTATGTGGGCATGTAGACTGACCCAGAGGACAGATTTTTCTTATGAGAGATATCGTTGGGTTCCCAAAGATTGTGCGTTGCCAGCATTCCAGCGGTCTGCATTCCTGCAAAG AATGCAGGACAAAACCATTGCATTCATTGGCGATTCATTAGGAAGGCAGCAGTTTCAGTCTTTGATGTGTATGGTCACTGGTGGGGAAGAGAGTCCTGATGTTGAAGACGTGGGAAAGGAATATGGTCTTGTCAAAGCTAAGGGTGCTATTCGTCCAGATGGCTGGGCTTATCGTTTCCCGAGCACCAATACTACTATTTTATACTATTGGTCATCAAGCCTCAGTGATTTATTGCCTTTGAACATCTCAGACCCAACCACTGATGTAGCCATGCATCTTGATCGTCCTCCAGCATTTCTGAGAAAGTTCCTCCATCGGTTTGATGTGTTGGTTCTTAATACAGGACATCACTGGAACAGAGGAAAAATTAGACAAAATAGATGGATAATGTACAAAGATGGAATTCGTAGTGAACTCGGGAACTTGAAAGAAATTGGCATAGCTAAGAATTTTACAGTGCATAGTATCATCAAATGGCTTGATTCGCAACTTCCCTCTCATCCTCGACTCAAGGCTTTTTTCAGGACCATATCTCCTCGCCATTTTCGTAATGGGGAATGGAATACTGGTGGTAACTGTGACAATACCACACCGTTAACTAGAGGAAGCAATGTTGAACAGAATGAATCAAGTGATGCAATGGTTGAGAGTGCGGTAAGAGGTACAAAGGTAAAGATGTTAGATATAACTGCTCTTTCTCAGTTGAGGGACGAAGCTCATAAATCCCATTTCAGTATTAAAGGAACCTCGGGCGGTAGTGATTGCTTGCATTGGTGTTTACCTGGTATCCCGGATACGTGGAACGAGATTCTTATTGCACAAATATAG
- the LOC111781327 gene encoding probable methyltransferase PMT26, whose product MALGKYSRIDNRRSSSSYCSTVTIVVFVALCLVGIWMLTSSSVVPVQNIDVPVENKNLAKEQVIETSDAKTQPFEDNPGDLPDDARKEGDSQASNQEEKPEEKPEDKPEENPEEKPEENPEEKPEENPEDKPEDKPEEKPDEQNEDKNGGNEETKRDDERETENGDSKEENGEPDSETRPEAGDNESGGQGDSEENSNEKQSNSNDTEEKNDDEKKTDDPSDTKDGENVNGQEGENVKLNDKSSDETNENNQSKNPASGEVFPSGAQSELLNETSTQNGSWSTQAAESKNEKETQRSSTKQSGYEWKICNVTAGSDYIPCLDNLQAIRSLHSTKHYEHRERHCPEEPPTCLVSLPEGYKRPITWPTSREKIWYYNVPHTKLAEVKGHQNWVKVSGEYLTFPGGGTQFKHGALHYIDFIQEAVNDIAWGKRSRVILDVGCGVASFGGFLFERDVLTMSLAPKDEHEAQVQFALERGIPAISAVMGTKRLPYPGRVFDVVHCARCRVPWHAEGGKLLLELNRLLRPGGFFVWSATPVYQKKAEDVEIWNAMKELTKAMCWELVSINKDTVDEVSAAIYRKPTNNDCYEQRSEKEPPVCPNSDDPNAAWNVPLQACMHKISTNASERGSKWPEQWPSRLEKTPYWLLNSQVGVYGRPAPEDFAADHKHWNSVVTKSYLAGMGIDWSKVRNVMDMRAVYGGFAAALKDLKVWVMNVVSIDSADTLPIIYERGLFGIYHDWCESFSTYPRTYDLLHADHLFSKIKTRCNLAALVAETDRILRPEGKLIVRDLAETVNELENMFKSMKWEVRFTYFKDNEALLCVQKSMWRPNESETLQYAIS is encoded by the exons ATGGCATTAGGGAAGTATTCAAGAATAGATAACCGAAGGTCCTCTTCGAGTTACTGCTCAACAGTGACCATTGTGGTATTTGTTGCATTGTGCTTGGTTGGGATATGGATGCTAACATCATCATCTGTAGTTCCGGTTCAAAATATTGATGTGCCAGTGGAGAACAAAAATCTGGCAAAAGAGCAAGTGATTGAGACCAGTGATGCCAAGACTCAACCCTTTGAAGATAACCCAGGAGATTTGCCTGATGATGCAAGGAAAGAGGGTGACAGTCAAGCTTCTAATCAGGAAGAGAAGCCTGAAGAGAAGCCCGAAGACAAGCCTGAAGAGAATCCCGAAGAGAAGCCTGAAGAGAATCCCGAAGAGAAGCCTGAAGAGAATCCCGAAGACAAGCCCGAAGACAAGCCTGAAGAGAAGCCAGATGAACAGAATGAGGACAAGAATGGAGGGAATGAAGAAACTAAACGAGACGATGaaagagaaacagaaaatggTGATTCTAAGGAGGAAAATGGAGAACCAGATTCTGAAACTAGGCCAGAGGCTGGTGACAATGAATCCGGTGGACAGGGAGATTCTGAGGAGAATTCTAATGAGaaacaatcaaattcaaatgatacagaagagaaaaatgatgaTGAGAAAAAAACAGATGACCCAAGTGACACTAAAGACGGAGAAAATGTTAATGGTCAGGAAGGGGAGAATGTGAAGCTAAATGACAAAAGCTCTGatgaaacaaatgaaaataaccAATCCAAAAACCCGGCTTCTGGTGAGGTGTTTCCTTCTGGTGCTCAGTCGGAGCTTTTGAATGAAACATCAACACAGAATGGATCATGGTCAACTCAGGCAGCAGAatcaaagaatgaaaaagaaactcaaCGATCTTCCACGAAACAATCTGGGTATGAGTGGAAGATTTGCAATGTTACTGCTGGATCTGATTACATTCCTTGCCTCGACAATTTGCAAGCAATTAGGAGTCTTCATAGTACAAAACATTATGAACATCGAGAGAGGCATTGTCCTGAAGAACCTCCAACCTGCCTTGTATCACTTCCAGAGGGCTATAAACGCCCAATTACATGGCCAACTAGCAGGGAAAAG ATATGGTACTATAATGTTCCCCACACAAAACTTGCTGAAGTTAAGGGGCATCAGAATTGGGTAAAAGTTTCTGGTGAATACTTAACATTTCCTGGTGGTGGGACCCAGTTCAAGCACGGTGCTCTTCACTACATTGACTTCATACAAGAG GCTGTCAATGATATTGCTTGGGGAAAACGATCACGTGTGATTCTGGATGTTGGATGTGGAGTGGCAAGCTTTGGAGGATTTCTTTTTGAAAGAGATGTACTAACCATGTCATTGGCCCCAAAAGATGAACATGAAGCACAAGTCCAGTTTGCACTTGAGAGGGGCATTCCTGCTATATCTGCTGTTATGGGGACGAAAAGACTTCCTTATCCAGGAAGAGTGTTTGATGTTGTCCATTGTGCTCGTTGTAGAGTCCCATGGCACGCAGAAG GTGGCAAACTTCTGTTGGAGCTGAATCGTTTGTTGCGGCCTGGTGGCTTCTTCGTCTGGTCTGCCACACCGGTCTATCAGAAGAAGGCTGAAGATGTTGAAATATGGAATG CCATGAAAGAACTGACGAAAGCAATGTGCTGGGAACTTGTATCAATTAACAAGGATACAGTAGATGAAGTTAGTGCAGCCATATATCGAAAGCCTACCAATAATGATTGTTACGAACAGAGGTCCGAAAAAGAGCCACCTGTCTGCCCGAACTCAGATGATCCAAATGCAGCCTG GAATGTGCCACTTCAAGCATGCATGCACAAAATCTCGACAAATGCGTCAGAACGTGGTTCTAAATGGCCAGAGCAATGGCCATCAAGGTTGGAGAAAACACCATACTGGTTGTTGAATTCTCAGGTTGGAGTTTATGGAAGACCTGCTCCCGAGGATTTTGCTGCAGATCACAAACACTGGAATAGTGTCGTTACAAAGTCATATCTAGCTGGCATGGGAATCGACTGGTCAAAGGTGCGAAATGTCATGGACATGAGAGCTGTCTATGGAGG ATTTGCTGCTGCattgaaagatttgaaagtgTGGGTCATGAATGTCGTCTCAATAGACTCAGCCGACACTCTCCCGATTATCTACGAACGAGGTTTATTCGGTATATATCACGATTGGTGTGAATCATTCAGCACCTACCCGAGAACATATGACCTTCTTCACGCAGACCATCTTTTCTCCAAGATCAAAACGAG GTGCAATCTAGCTGCTTTAGTTGCAGAAACCGACCGGATCCTCAGACCAGAAGGTAAGCTCATCGTCCGGGACCTTGCAGAAACCGTAAATGAGCTCGAAAACATGTTCAAGTCAATGAAATGGGAGGTTCGGTTTACTTATTTCAAAGACAATGAAGCATTGCTCTGCGTTCAGAAGTCAATGTGGCGACCAAATGAATCCGAAACACTCCAATATGCAATTTCTTAG
- the LOC111782087 gene encoding E3 ubiquitin-protein ligase RGLG3-like has translation MDSDHHRNIDFRHIADNFSSLDQVISALRHEGLESSNLILGIDFTKSNEWTGRHSFRRRSLHSISSIPNPYEQAISIIGQTLSPFDDDGLIPCLGFGDESTRDQHVFSFYPDHRPCRGFKEALSRYREILPFLKLSGPTSFAPVIDAAIGIVEKTNWQYHVLVIVADGQVTRNPDTPPGRLSFQEQATINSIVAASHYPLSIVLVGVGDGPWDAMRQFDDNIPQRAFDNFQFVNFTKIMSESKEESKKEAAFALAALMEIPFQYRATLSLQYSKRESVYSKSAGPVPPPPEVINHDNAVANQNLIKANAERQSSSSESVCPICQTNPKDMAFACGHTTCKDCGVTISTCPSCQEPIKMRVRLY, from the exons ATGGATTCAGATCATCATCGGAACATAGATTTTCGACATATTGCTGATAATTTCAGCTCATTGGATCAG GTTATATCTGCATTGAGACACGAAGGTCTTGAGtcatcaaatttaattctCGGTATCGACTTTACAAAGAGCAATGAGTGGACAG GCAGGCATTCTTTCAGAAGAAGAAGTCTGCATTCCATTAGCAGCATACCCAATCCGTACGAGCAAGCGATTTCTATAATTGGTCAAACATTGTCTCCTTTTGATGATGATGGCTTGATACCTTGTCTCGGTTTCGGTGATG AATCGACGCGTGATCAGCATGTATTCAGCTTTTATCCCGATCACAGGCCATGTAGAGGTTTCAAGGAAGCGCTTTCTCGATATAGAGAAATTCTGCCATTCCTGAAATTATCGG GTCCAACCTCTTTTGCCCCTGTTATTGATGCTGCAATAGGCATTGTTGAGAAAACCAATTGGCAGTATCATGTCCTTGTTATTGTTGCAGATGGACAG GTTACGAGAAATCCTGACACACCACCAGGTAGATTAAGTTTTCAAGAGCAGGCAACCATAAACTCCATTGTTGCTGCTAG CCATTATCCTCTATCGATCGTTCTAGTCGGGGTAGGGGATGGACCGTGGGATGCTATGCGGCAATTTGATGATAACATCCCTCAACGTGCATTTGATAATTTCCag TTTGTAAACTTCACAAAAATCATGTCTGAAAGcaaagaagaatcaaagaagGAAGCAGCATTTGCTCTGGCTGCGCTCATGGAAATCCCATTTCAATACAGAGCCACTCTCTCTCTGCAGTATTCAAA GAGAGAATCTGTATATAGCAAAAGTGCAGGGCCAGTTCCTCCTCCTCCTGAAGTTATCAACCATGACAATGCAGTTGCAAaccaaaatttaatcaaaGCTAATGCTGAAAGGCAGAGCTCCTCGTCTGAATCG GTCTGCCCAATAtgccaaacaaacccaaaagaCATGGCTTTTGCTTGTGGTCATACA ACGTGCAAGGATTGTGGGGTTACCATCTCGACATGCCCATCGTGTCAAGAACCTATAAAGATGCGCGTGAGACTATATtag
- the LOC111781930 gene encoding gibberellin 20 oxidase 1-D-like — protein sequence MDSAAATTAILTNMLHNAATAAATTTTTNLPTEFLWPHADLATNADDPEELQEPLIDLSGFRRGDAAATAEAAALIRQACRNHGFFQVTNHGMDPDLINAAYEHVETIFNMPLVKKISVRKKPGRVSGYSGAHAERFSSKLPWKETFSFEYCSDDSEWPDVLHYFKSLLGREFEKTGWVYQRYCEEMKRIGLMIMELLAISLGVERRHYREFFEDGRSIMRCNYYPPCENAGLTLGTGPHCDPTSLTILHQDQVGGLQVFANNRWLSVKPRPDALVINIGDTFMALSNGAYKSCLHRAVVNRKRERRSLAFFVCPKDDKVVRPPQDLVGREGPRKYPDFTWSDLLDFTQNHYRADVATLQSFVHWLRPSHTRSF from the exons ATGGATTCCGCCGCAGCAACCACCGCAATTCTGACCAACATGCTTCACAacgccgccaccgccgccgccaccaccaccaccaccaatcTCCCAACGGAATTCCTCTGGCCACACGCCGACTTAGCCACAAATGCCGACGACCCAGAAGAGCTTCAAGAGCCATTAATCGATTTATCCGGGTTCCGGCGAGGGGACGCGGCGGCGACAGCGGAAGCCGCCGCTCTAATCCGTCAAGCGTGTAGGAACCATGGGTTCTTCCAAGTGACGAACCATGGCATGGACCCAGATCTAATAAACGCCGCATACGAGCATGTGGAGACCATTTTCAATATGCCTTTAGTCAAGAAAATTAGTGTCCGAAAGAAGCCTGGAAGGGTGTCTGGATATTCAGGGGCCCATGCAGAGCGATTCTCCTCTAAATTGCCATGGAAAGAGACGTTTTCTTTTGAGTATTGTAGCGATGATTCTGAATGGCCTGATGTTCTTCATTATTTCAAGTCCTTATTGGGTCGCGAATTCGAGAAAACAGG aTGGGTGTACCAGAGGTACTGCGAGGAGATGAAAAGAATTGGGCTAATGATAATGGAGCTTTTGGCTATAAGTTTGGGAGTTGAAAGACGGCATTATAGGGAGTTTTTTGAAGATGGGAGGTCAATAATGAGGTGTAATTATTACCCACCGTGTGAGAATGCAGGGCTGACGCTAGGGACTGGGCCGCACTGTGACCCGACGTCTCTAACAATTCTGCACCAAGACCAAGTTGGTGGCCTTCAGGTTTTTGCTAATAATAGATGGCTTTCTGTCAAGCCACGACCGGATGCTTTGGTTATTAATATTGGTGACACCTTCATG GCACTATCGAACGGGGCGTACAAGAGCTGCCTGCATAGGGCAGTGGTGAACAGGAAGAGAGAAAGGAGGTCACTGGCGTTCTTCGTGTGCCCAAAAGATGATAAAGTGGTGAGACCCCCACAAGATTTGGTGGGCAGAGAAGGGCCAAGAAAGTACCCTGATTTTACATGGTCAGATCTTTTGGACTTTACACAAAACCATTATAGAGCTGATGTTGCTACACTCCAAAGCTTTGTTCATTGGCTTCGACCCTCCCATACCCGTTCCTTTTAA
- the LOC111781931 gene encoding 50S ribosomal protein L21, mitochondrial-like has translation MANRRCVQVLTRHASAIFSGKPYIHSLKITSSFLYQNYHHTRASTSTYLFTKTDPLCKCWSHSQYLSSDSRNGNDDDDTEEDEDEDEDEDEEAYDSSEDDGISGLSRGMQKEYTKEEKEAEAADIGYKVVGPLDRSDGVFKGYEPVFAVVQIGSHQFKVSNGDSIFTERLKFCDVNDKLILNRVLMLGSSSQTIVGRPTIPSAVVQAVVEEHALDAKVIIFKKKRRKNYRRTKGHRQELTKLRIIDIQGIDKPENIGKASKTADKKQEKVAVAA, from the exons ATGGCAAACAGACGGTGTGTACAAGTACTAACTCGTCATGCCTCGGCCATTTTTTCTGGAAAGCCATATATCCACTCGCTGAAAATCACATCTTCCTTCCTCTACCAGAATTACCACCATACACGTGCCTCTACATCAACCTATCTTTTTACTAAAACTGATCCTTTGTGTAAGTGCTGGTCACACTCCCAATATCTCTCATCTGATAGTCGTAATGGCAATGACGATGATGATactgaagaagatgaagatgaagatgaagatgaagatgaagaagcaTATGATAGTAGTGAGGATGATGGTATTTCAGGGTTGAGTAGGGGTATGCAGAAGGAGTATACAAAGGAGGAGAAGGAGGCAGAAGCGGCTGATATTGGATATAAAGTAGTTGGGCCACTTGATCGATCTGATGGCGTTTTCAAGGGGTATGAGCCTGTTTTTGCTGTTGTTCAG ATTGGCTCACACCAATTCAAGGTTAGCAATGGAGACAGTATTTTTACTGAAAGATTAAAATTCTGCGATGTGAATGATAAG TTGATATTGAATAGGGTCCTCATGCTTGGCTCAAGTAGCCAAACAATTGTAGGCAGGCCAACAATCCCAAGTGCAGTTGTTCAAGCAGTTGTTGAGGAACAT GCATTAGATGCAAAAGTAATCATcttcaagaaaaaaaggaggaagaaTTACCGCCGAACCAAAGGACACCGCCAG GAATTAACAAAGTTGAGGATCATCGATATCCAAGGTATTGACAAACCAGAAAACATTGGAAAGGCTTCAAAAACAGCTGATAAGAAGCAAGAAAAAGTTGCAGTAGCTGCTTAG